ATACAAATATGTTTAATTAGtgtcaaataatataatattggagctatatatatatatatatatatatgtatatatataaacttactGTTGGTATTGGATCAGTAGCTACTGCAAATTTTGTAGAATTACGAAAAgtattttctacttttttatctttgataaGAATTTTTGTTTGCCTTGTAATTTTTGGTGTCATATCCTACAATCAACGATTATGTTACAttaacatttccttttttctctttctacctttctaCAATATTCCTTTACAATTGAATTTACCTCAAAAAAGTTAGGTTGTTGTTCTTCTATGGGAGGTTCTGTGGATTTGGTCACTTGTTGCCTGTATTGTTCAATCTTAGATTGTACCATATTAACAGGTTTATCTGGTACAACAACGACTGGATTTTCTTCCCAATGATCCCATTTTTCTAATTCCTTGATTAAGCATTctcaataattactattatagtagatgcgaaagtatttaaaaagatcAACAAAATGTCACTTAAAAGTAAACTCCAAGAAGTCTCATCTAAGAAAACTCACCGTATTTGAATTGTTTGAAGCGTTTGGTACCACGCCAACTGCTGAAAGAGGTATCGAATCGCACGAAGATCTTCTACGACGTCGTAAACAACACATAGCACGTCTAAATACACCGAAAAGAAGTAAAACAAGGGCTTTCAGACGGTTCACTAAGAATTCTACAGCCATTGTAAACCGTAACCAAATCTAACCTTTCTTCGTTTCGAATTATATCTTTACACAATAAACACGAATTTAATTCATCCTAATgtcatatttttaaaatgataataattaaaatgttcaCGTAcgattttctctatttcacgCAATGTAAACCATGTTTTAATAAGTTAATCTTAAGTTATCAGTTTCTTAACCTACGAATAATAGAAAAGCGATGTATCGAAATATATCGATGTCGTTTGCCGGTTAAAagcgattattttttcttcttcttttcaaatgAATTCGTATAGTATTTAAATGAAAGTAGAATTTCTTAGGATTAATCGTTTGTTCATTGTAATCTTACGTTCATTGATTAAAATACACAACTGTGAAGTTATAAATAAGTTATACGTAATGTTGAtctgaattaatttttattgaaatacaaTTAACGTTAAATCTTTCATAATTCTTATATGGATTATCATGATTGCTTggttacataaatatatatcttttagtaagaaataattttttatgaaaattctcTCAACCTCGGACACATTTCTCTCGTTTAGTATTGCGATCGAATTGACACTTTTCTTGAGTTCTACATGTTACACCACCACATATAACGGTTCCGcctaaaacaataataaatatgtgaaTATTTGAAGTAATACATTATTTggaatctttattttcttgaagaaaataaatacatactgtTTGACGAGCCTTTGGAACCATTACCAGTGTTAACTGCACTCGACGAGGTACAAGATGTAGAACCACATTTATTAGGACAACATTTTTGATTACTTGAGCATTGATAGTCACTAACGCATCTAGGCATGCATTTGTCGATGGTACTTTTTAGAGGACAGAATCCAGGTTTACctgaacaataaaatattacaccTTATGTAGATACTACATATGCAATTGATAATTTATCAACAATATGTAATTTGTTGCTAtgtcttttaaatatatcattaagcttttcatttaaatacgtCAACTTTACAAACGTTTTCATTATGGTTTGTATTGACACAAAGTGTTTGAATATTCGATCTAATCTGCATGATCTATGCTTATCTAAAGTCTAATCTTCGTCGGAAGCAATACAACGATTTATTcaaagtattttttcttttttttttcacgataaagataataattatttttatttcactgtTGTTGATGATATTGGGTTATTCTTATTGAATGCTATATCACAATAAGAATCATGGTACGCAACATAGCAACGAAAGGCCATATCCTTGAACTTAATCACTACCTTTCAGAAAGACAATCAAATGCCTCGAAGTGCATGAATAATGTACTCttttgaaaaggaaagaagaaaaaagaaaaaaaaaaaaatacagaacagttataaaaatcatgaaCGTGAGTAAGAAGTCTATGTATTCTATTGACTTTCACTTTTGAAACAGAcaaattatgtaaaatttatgaGTACCAGACATtgttatgtacatattatgtataaacatGCGCAGACGAATTGATactaaatgtttatttttaattatcttaagTCAATTaagtttctataaaaataatattacttactGGAAAGCTGTCCTGCTGTTGCAATTACCATCAAACATAAGCAAAAAAGGAGAATGTGAGTTTTGcctaagaaataaaatttttatattgaaaaaattattggatataaatttttttgattgtacacatagaatattaataaagatcgGTACGGtcaattgttaattttttaaatatacgtaCTGTACATTTTTCCTGATGATTTACTCgttgaacaataataagtcgACCTACTCAAAAATGTTTTCCGTTCGAATGTCAATCGTGAACTAAGTTAGATACGTCTAATAAATTCGTAATAAATCCTGCTATTTAAATCACCGTGTTCTGTATTACCACCAACTCTTAACTGGaattttattaacgaaaatatgagGTTTTTCCATCCAAGTAATGTCACGAGTGAATCACTAATCATACAAGCGAGTCTTAGGATCTGACTGGAGAGGATAAACTGCGAGATGCTTTTAAGTGGCCTTTCTTAAACGTGTATCTTGCGTCACTCATTTTGTGAGAGTCTTTACGAAGCGAATGAGAAATGTGGAACCAACGAGATTGCTTTGGGTAATTGATTCTAAGCATATTATCTAATCATTAATCacataatagaataaaagaatattaaaatatatatttttttatttttctatatctcaTTGTTTACATATCTTAATTCAAACCtaatagtatataattttttacattaaatttacataaaatattattaaatattagtacacatattacaattaataattcagcacttatatattatttcgtataattaataatgaaataattatcaaatatatatatatatatatatatatatatatatataatttttaaagttattaattattattaatttctaaattaaatagtaatactattagaaagaaatgcgaaatattataacgaattaagcgtcattaaagaaatatatcaaaCATTTGATGAGTTATATTTCAAGCGTTTCATTTAATACGTTGCAAAATTTAATGTCTTGATAAGTAAATCATGTTATCGCATATTACGAATATACTAAAGTCGCTTATGGCACGTACGATAGAACATATAACATTAAAGTAAGTTCATCGAAATTTTACACGGTCATTCAATATTTAGTTGTTACCATCTATTCCTGCGAAATATAACAGATGGTTGTGAATAATCGTATTCAATTGGGTCATAATCAAGTTCAGGATTTTGACAAGCCAAAGCGCCACATCGATTTTGGCAACATTTTTTGATGCCTCTGCAATCGCCATCCGATCGACAAGTTGATGTACATATCCATCGTCCAGTTGGTGTAATCGGACAAGAACCTTGTTTTactaaacaaacaaaaatcaatctcgttagaatatattagaaattaataataacaatctacgcgatatcaaaaatgaaacaaattcaTTTATCGATGAGTAATTAAGTAATtgctttttaatttgttaCTCTTTTATAAAGCAATTTATAcattaacgaaataattacaaaaatatacgtCGATATTTTGTTAGggtaaattaagaaaataattaataaatattttttgtttaataaaaaatctgaCGATactaaaaaaattcttttgaaatGGAAACTTCCTTCGAACAATTTGATAATCACTGAGAActtaagataatattattatcgttttattcacGTTGTGatcatatatcattaataactaGAGTcgatattgtaattgttgGAAATCACGTTAGATTTATCCTTAATGTGAATATAATATTGGAATTTcctattttcctattttcctATTTTGTTAGATATCAatcatcgaaatttttttctctttcctccatCTGGATCGTTTCAATAATAAGGGAAGAGTTGTGTTCGATTTTCATGTatcatgtattatataaataatttttattaataattatatttttatgtaattttccAGATTTGGAGAAGTtgttttactttcattttttaataaaattcaaaattgtATGAAATACAACGTTGTTTTGAGACTATctctattcgatttattttgatcttattatttagctttataaataaataaaaataaatataaaatttatttgactttgttgatatatatatgaaatgaaaaagaaaacttattacaatatgtaaataaatttttgttgaaaAGATTCCATTCACGTTCgcacataaattattataaattgtttttatatttctttcaatatttttttgtttacaaatATCAACCTTGAATTCATTATAAGATAGATCTATGAAGTTTTTTGCTAAATATATAAGCTTTGATTATTCATgcatcaatattaataaaatattccaatGAATAGTTGTTTATATTTGcgataatcttttatttactctccctctgtctctctatgtGCGAGTGTGCGTTTGTGTATAGATGTCTCTTTTATctcaaataattgaaatatgtcCTGTGGGACTGAacctaaaaaaaattttttttacatatatgtttgatataaagggatatattatatgatgctaatttcttttttcagatcATGTAGTAATAGAAATtccaaaaataaatttatttttttaaatgcaacTATATATTTTCCCTTTCATAGTTTGATGGCATTTGTTGAAACGAATTTAACGACATATGAGATCAATTATTCTGGTAAAATGATTTTTGTCTATATTATACAGTCTTCTTAGAAACACAaaacttataatataatttataatatttt
The genomic region above belongs to Vespa crabro chromosome 2, iyVesCrab1.2, whole genome shotgun sequence and contains:
- the LOC124433029 gene encoding receptor-binding cancer antigen expressed on SiSo cells, which gives rise to MAVEFLVNRLKALVLLLFGVFRRAMCCLRRRRRSSCDSIPLSAVGVVPNASNNSNTELEKWDHWEENPVVVVPDKPVNMVQSKIEQYRQQVTKSTEPPIEEQQPNFFEDMTPKITRQTKILIKDKKVENTFRNSTKFAVATDPIPTNELKEWEDNAVSWEEETSEEIGDPTKALREQKRREREQRLFEQQQKRLERNARPQPLGAKINS
- the LOC124433030 gene encoding waprin-Phi2, translating into MYSKTHILLFCLCLMVIATAGQLSSKPGFCPLKSTIDKCMPRCVSDYQCSSNQKCCPNKCGSTSCTSSSAVNTGNGSKGSSNSGTVICGGVTCRTQEKCQFDRNTKREKCVRG